Proteins from one Patescibacteria group bacterium genomic window:
- the uvrA gene encoding excinuclease ABC subunit UvrA: MDENIIIKGARMHNLKNINLTIPHNKLVVITGVSGSGKSSLAFDTIFAEGQRRYIESLSPYARQFLGQMKPAEVDEIIGLAPSISIDQKSLSHNPRSTVGTLTEIYDYLRVLFARLGEVYCPICKTKIEKLSVDEMIDIISKKAKDRGDKYITILAPVVRGRKGEYYQLLYDYLSLGYSQARVDGKLHNLHDKINLARYKKHDIDIVVDKIMLSDRTRLYEAVESALDYGQGVITILFDSQKKKSEEMLLSANWTCPKDNFSFPEIEPRLFSFNSPHGACPTCHGLGMVSWEDEDTCGDCHGLRLRPETLSIRINKVNIAEISAWSIDKAHKFFEDYFTNMPDNHRVIAEPVVVEIISRLEFLLKVGLNYLTLDRRAHTLSGGEAQRIRLSSQIGSHLSRTLYVLDEPTIGLHERDTSRLIETLRSLQSKNNSVIIVEHDEQTIMSSDYLVDLGPMAGIHGGEVMIAGETNKIINVANSKKSLTVDYLVGKRRIHIPDKRREKSTESLKLIGARANNLKNLQVEIPLRKLVGISGVSGSGKSSLLYDVLYKNLSAIKNRPGKFKLQDVTRIEGSEYISKVIVIDQSPIGRTPRSNPATYTGIFTPIRDFFALLPEARERGYSLSRFSFNRPGGRCEACDGAGAKLIEMHFLPAVYVECDVCRGKRFNRETLQVKYKGKNIAEVLALTIDEAIDYFDANYRIADKLKVLQEVGLGYLQLGQSATTLSGGEAQRIKLARELTHTLGKRSLYLLDEPTVGLHYHDVEMLLQVLNKLVVRQNTVVVIEHNLHMLKSMDYLLDLGPEGGDEGGKLVASGTPEEVANNQKSVTGYYLKEQIKNDKVKRKN, from the coding sequence ATGGATGAAAATATAATAATCAAAGGTGCGCGCATGCACAATTTGAAAAATATAAATTTAACTATACCGCACAATAAGCTGGTTGTTATTACTGGTGTGTCAGGCAGTGGTAAGTCATCTTTGGCTTTTGATACTATCTTTGCCGAGGGGCAACGCAGATATATTGAATCTCTTTCCCCTTATGCTCGGCAATTTTTGGGACAGATGAAGCCGGCCGAGGTTGATGAGATAATTGGTCTAGCTCCATCTATTTCTATAGATCAAAAATCATTGAGTCACAATCCGCGCTCTACAGTCGGTACATTGACTGAAATATATGATTATTTGCGTGTCTTATTTGCTAGGTTGGGTGAGGTATATTGTCCAATTTGTAAGACCAAGATAGAAAAACTGTCGGTGGATGAGATGATAGACATAATAAGTAAAAAAGCTAAAGACCGAGGTGATAAGTATATTACCATCCTAGCTCCAGTAGTTCGTGGCAGAAAAGGAGAATATTACCAACTTTTGTATGATTACTTGTCTTTGGGTTATTCTCAGGCTAGAGTAGATGGCAAACTTCATAATTTGCACGACAAAATAAATCTGGCTAGGTACAAAAAACATGATATTGATATTGTAGTAGATAAAATAATGCTCAGTGATCGTACCCGTCTTTATGAGGCAGTAGAAAGTGCTTTGGACTATGGTCAAGGAGTAATTACAATCCTGTTTGACAGTCAAAAGAAAAAATCCGAAGAAATGCTTTTATCAGCCAATTGGACTTGTCCCAAAGACAATTTTTCTTTTCCGGAAATAGAGCCAAGACTCTTTTCTTTCAACAGTCCACACGGTGCTTGTCCAACTTGTCATGGCCTAGGTATGGTATCTTGGGAAGATGAAGATACTTGCGGTGATTGTCATGGTCTGAGGCTTAGACCCGAGACTTTATCAATCAGAATAAACAAGGTTAATATTGCCGAGATTAGTGCTTGGTCAATTGATAAGGCGCACAAATTTTTTGAAGATTATTTTACTAATATGCCGGATAATCATCGGGTTATTGCTGAGCCGGTAGTGGTTGAGATTATTAGTCGTTTGGAATTTTTACTCAAAGTTGGTTTAAATTATCTTACTTTAGACAGACGAGCTCATACATTATCTGGCGGCGAGGCACAGCGTATCAGACTGTCATCCCAGATCGGATCACATTTATCCCGCACTTTGTATGTTCTTGATGAGCCAACTATCGGCCTTCATGAAAGAGACACTTCTAGATTGATTGAAACTCTAAGATCTTTGCAAAGCAAAAACAACTCAGTAATAATAGTAGAGCACGATGAACAGACTATCATGTCATCAGATTATCTTGTGGATCTTGGACCGATGGCCGGAATACACGGCGGTGAAGTCATGATAGCTGGTGAGACTAATAAGATTATAAATGTGGCCAATAGTAAAAAATCATTAACCGTTGACTATTTGGTCGGCAAGAGGCGAATTCACATTCCTGATAAGCGTCGGGAAAAAAGTACCGAGAGTCTAAAATTGATAGGTGCTAGAGCCAATAATCTAAAAAATTTGCAAGTAGAGATACCTTTGCGTAAACTAGTGGGCATTAGTGGTGTGTCTGGTTCTGGCAAATCAAGCTTACTTTATGATGTGCTTTACAAAAATCTCAGTGCTATCAAAAATCGTCCTGGCAAATTTAAGCTCCAAGATGTAACTAGGATAGAGGGTAGTGAATATATCAGTAAAGTCATAGTGATAGATCAATCACCAATTGGCAGGACGCCGCGGTCTAATCCAGCAACTTATACTGGAATTTTTACACCAATTAGAGATTTTTTTGCCCTGCTGCCAGAAGCTAGAGAAAGGGGATATTCACTTTCCAGATTTTCTTTTAATCGTCCGGGTGGACGGTGTGAGGCCTGTGACGGAGCGGGTGCCAAATTGATAGAAATGCATTTTCTGCCGGCAGTTTATGTAGAGTGTGATGTCTGTCGTGGTAAAAGATTCAACCGTGAGACTTTGCAGGTAAAATACAAAGGTAAAAATATTGCCGAAGTGCTAGCCCTGACAATTGATGAAGCTATAGATTATTTTGATGCTAACTATCGTATCGCCGACAAACTCAAAGTTTTGCAAGAGGTGGGTTTGGGTTATCTACAGCTAGGACAAAGTGCCACTACTCTTTCTGGCGGTGAGGCTCAGCGTATCAAATTAGCTCGTGAGCTGACTCATACTTTAGGTAAACGCAGTCTATATCTTCTGGATGAGCCAACGGTGGGTTTACATTATCATGATGTGGAGATGTTACTTCAGGTGCTAAATAAGTTGGTGGTCAGACAAAATACCGTAGTAGTAATTGAACATAATCTTCATATGTTAAAATCTATGGATTATTTGTTGGATTTGGGTCCAGAGGGTGGCGATGAAGGTGGAAAATTAGTGGCCTCTGGTACACCTGAGGAAGTAGCTAATAATCAAAAATCAGTGACGGGTTATTATTTGAAAGAGCAAATAAAAAATGATAAAGTTAAAAGAAAAAATTAA
- the uvrB gene encoding excinuclease ABC subunit UvrB, with translation MKDKIFKIKSKFEPAGDQPQAITKLAGGLERGHDFQTLLGVTGSGKTFTMANVIQKFNRPVLVIAPNKALAAQLYHEYKMFFPENSVNYFVSYYDYYQPEAYMPITDTYIEKEAMINDEIDRLRHQATSALLTRKDVIIVASVSCIYNLGIPLNYLEHALRLAVGQPIVRGDLIRQLIKMQFERTPGELGRGKFRVRGDVFEIMPASEETVYRIEFIEQKISSIDLLEKLSRKISSSLKEIVVFPPKHFVSSQPEIEQAIKEIKDELQERLKYFNKKKLYLEAERLERRTRFDMEMMKSLGYCHGIENYSRHLTGKLLGQAPDTLLAYFDKKDFLTIIDESHIALPQIRGMYMGDKSRKEILSQYGWRLPSALDNRPLRFEEFLDRVGQVIFTSATPGNWEIEHSKQIVQQLIRPTGLIDPPVEVRPIFDKKKNRTQIDDIVSEIGILVKSHDRTIVNTLTKKQAEDLHSYLKSKKIKSNFLHSDIKTVERADILMDFRSGKFDVLVGVNLLREGLDLPEVSLVAILDADREGFLRSETSLMQIMGRAARNVNGKVILYADKKTGSIKRAMAEVERRREKQIAYNRKHGIKPKTIKKEISRFLDIENKQRK, from the coding sequence ATGAAGGATAAAATATTTAAAATAAAGTCAAAATTTGAACCGGCTGGTGATCAACCACAAGCTATAACCAAGTTGGCCGGTGGCTTAGAAAGAGGTCACGACTTTCAGACACTTTTGGGAGTGACTGGATCTGGTAAGACTTTTACCATGGCCAATGTAATTCAAAAATTCAATCGGCCTGTTTTGGTGATTGCTCCCAACAAAGCACTGGCCGCTCAGCTTTATCATGAATACAAAATGTTTTTCCCTGAAAATTCAGTGAATTATTTTGTTTCTTATTATGATTATTATCAGCCGGAAGCTTATATGCCGATTACTGACACTTACATTGAAAAAGAGGCAATGATAAATGATGAGATTGATAGATTGCGCCATCAGGCTACTAGTGCGCTTCTGACTAGAAAAGATGTGATTATAGTGGCTTCGGTTTCTTGTATTTATAATTTGGGAATACCACTAAATTATTTGGAGCACGCTTTGCGTCTGGCGGTTGGTCAGCCTATTGTCCGTGGTGATCTTATTAGGCAACTTATCAAAATGCAATTTGAACGCACACCCGGAGAACTTGGTCGAGGTAAATTTAGAGTACGAGGTGATGTATTTGAGATAATGCCGGCCTCTGAGGAGACTGTCTATCGTATAGAATTTATTGAACAAAAAATTAGTTCAATAGATTTGTTGGAAAAATTGAGCAGAAAAATATCTAGTAGCCTAAAAGAGATAGTAGTTTTTCCGCCTAAACATTTTGTTTCTTCTCAGCCCGAGATTGAACAGGCTATCAAAGAGATAAAAGATGAGCTCCAAGAACGTTTAAAATATTTTAATAAAAAGAAGCTTTATCTAGAAGCTGAAAGACTAGAGCGTCGTACACGTTTTGATATGGAGATGATGAAATCTTTGGGCTACTGTCATGGTATAGAAAATTATTCTAGGCATCTGACTGGTAAGTTGCTTGGGCAAGCACCGGATACACTTTTGGCTTATTTTGATAAAAAAGATTTTTTGACAATTATTGATGAATCACACATTGCTTTGCCACAAATCAGGGGTATGTATATGGGGGATAAAAGTCGTAAGGAAATATTATCTCAATATGGCTGGCGTTTGCCGTCAGCTTTGGATAATAGACCACTCCGTTTTGAAGAATTTTTGGATAGAGTGGGGCAGGTTATTTTTACTTCGGCTACTCCCGGTAATTGGGAAATAGAACACTCCAAACAGATTGTCCAGCAGCTTATCCGACCCACTGGCTTGATTGATCCACCAGTAGAAGTGCGACCAATTTTTGATAAAAAGAAAAATCGCACCCAGATAGATGATATAGTATCCGAGATAGGAATATTGGTAAAAAGCCATGACAGGACAATAGTAAATACTTTGACCAAGAAGCAGGCCGAAGATTTACACAGTTATTTAAAATCTAAGAAAATTAAGTCAAATTTTCTTCATTCTGATATAAAAACCGTAGAAAGAGCCGATATTTTGATGGATTTTAGGAGCGGAAAATTTGATGTATTAGTTGGCGTTAATTTGCTAAGAGAAGGATTAGATTTGCCGGAGGTTAGCTTGGTGGCCATTCTTGATGCTGATCGTGAAGGATTTTTGAGGAGTGAGACATCTTTGATGCAAATTATGGGTAGAGCAGCCAGAAATGTAAATGGCAAGGTCATTTTGTACGCTGATAAAAAAACTGGTTCTATAAAAAGGGCTATGGCTGAAGTGGAGAGAAGACGGGAAAAACAAATTGCCTACAATAGAAAGCACGGCATCAAGCCAAAGACAATTAAAAAAGAAATTTCCAGATTTTTGGATATTGAGAATAAACAAAGAAAATAA
- the rlmN gene encoding 23S rRNA (adenine(2503)-C(2))-methyltransferase RlmN has product MNLENLYEVLAEQPKYRVKQAKEAIFEKMVTNWSEASNIPKDLKEKLNEVCPLEIDGQIFASKNTQSTKALITLSDGLKIETVLLGHKDGRFTVCVSTQVGCPLGCTFCATGKMGLKRNLDYNEIIEQVLFFSRYLAKSNDRVSNVVFMGMGEPFLNYENVIKAIKYLNEDLHIGARRISISTSGVIHGIKKLASENFQVNLAVSLHAPNDKLRSELMPINRGFNITKLLKEVDEYIAKTGRRVMFEYLMIKGVNDQPKHAEELARLMKKPLYMVNLISYNPTDVFKASDVKDIQKFRHLLEREGISVTQRYSFGRDIEAACGQLATDKK; this is encoded by the coding sequence ATGAATTTAGAAAATTTATATGAAGTCTTGGCAGAACAGCCTAAATATAGGGTAAAACAGGCCAAAGAGGCTATTTTTGAGAAAATGGTCACCAATTGGTCTGAGGCTAGTAATATACCCAAGGATTTGAAGGAAAAATTAAATGAAGTTTGTCCTTTAGAAATTGATGGGCAAATTTTTGCTTCCAAAAACACTCAATCTACCAAAGCTTTGATTACTTTGTCTGATGGTTTGAAAATAGAGACTGTACTTTTGGGGCACAAAGACGGGCGCTTTACAGTCTGTGTGTCTACTCAAGTTGGCTGTCCTTTGGGCTGTACTTTTTGTGCTACCGGTAAAATGGGTTTAAAAAGAAATCTTGATTATAATGAAATCATAGAGCAGGTTTTATTTTTTAGCAGATATTTGGCCAAAAGTAATGATCGTGTTTCCAATGTGGTATTTATGGGGATGGGGGAGCCATTTTTAAATTATGAAAATGTGATCAAGGCTATCAAGTATCTTAATGAAGATTTGCACATTGGAGCCAGACGCATTTCTATTTCTACCAGTGGTGTAATTCATGGTATCAAAAAATTAGCTAGTGAAAATTTTCAAGTCAATTTGGCAGTGTCGCTTCATGCACCAAATGACAAATTGAGAAGTGAACTCATGCCTATAAATCGTGGTTTTAATATTACTAAACTACTAAAAGAGGTTGACGAATATATTGCCAAAACCGGTCGTCGGGTTATGTTTGAATATTTGATGATCAAAGGAGTAAATGATCAGCCAAAACATGCTGAAGAATTGGCTCGGTTAATGAAAAAACCTTTGTATATGGTCAATCTTATTTCTTATAATCCGACAGATGTCTTCAAAGCCAGTGACGTCAAAGACATACAAAAATTTCGTCATCTTTTGGAAAGAGAAGGAATATCAGTTACTCAGCGTTATAGTTTTGGTAGAGATATAGAGGCAGCTTGTGGACAGCTGGCTACTGATAAAAAATAA